From the genome of Thermoflexus hugenholtzii, one region includes:
- a CDS encoding AAA family ATPase — MLRVRMFGRFEVWRGETPIPEADWFTRRAKQLFQILLLARGRPVPADQLLDWLWPRADPQRAAITLRSTVHALRRALEPDRPPRASRYIRAQPPGYAVVPEAPLWVDVWAFEDLLEAAGRSASPEERRERLMEALALYRDDLLIEEPYAEWTLAERERLRERYLEAALELAELLAEAGAPEKAISLCRRVITLDEFREPAYRALMRYQIAIGDHAGALSTYERCRQALREAFGVEPSPATQALYEALRRGELALPRPIASVQPLRDLPEGEGGPEEIFVGREAELERMRGIFAGWSHGSGGVGILSGEPGAGKTRLAAEAIRRFAPEADVLYVRGLFIERTLPFAALAESLRRFLSQLPPDRRAHLPAPALAQVARLVPSLHLLFPNLPAVPETTPEENRHRLIDGFANLLIALADQRPLVVFVDDLHWADEATLTVIGRLARRAARHPLVLLLAYTPGEAPEGQEAAYLLEGLRREGIGSWIRVGRLPLEAIVRWLASLSEEPPEDLRELARRLYSLTEGNALFTAELLRAVRAAEGGFRRELLERYLEGPAAISSLRSLVLERVARLPEGAREILEIAAVIGRAFPLQWLELVGPPDPTPHLRILLERHFLREEAEERLSFVHEVVRRVIYEAIPPVVRRRQHRRLAEALAALYGPHPGPYSAEIAYHFQRAGRSALPAMVRYAVEAGDHARRTYGFRQAVRHYDEALYAARGAGGEGMAEWIRRAYLGRGMALEALGDWEGIVETYTRFREWAEAQGDRLHALNAARRLMTTLTMLGRLEEAGGLAGEIRAQFADVLSPAEADLLDRVELVFGEEPAGSPLREPLFQPAPPLWGRPWKELAEALAPEQAPLLLNLYGWILTLQGMPEAAEACLGQALTIAEATAQWPHVVMGCNLMAYLQDLRGDFPGIQAWLSRGLQLARRVPEMDWSTIWARIFQGYLALRARRLEEAQAQFQSVLTLLKGRSALRAHRLSAQIGLGMAVLAQGDLERATALLDEALAQGRAVDAVARSVGLVGEARLARLRGRPEEARTVLDRALRYTGRRGLVAEFVHAAVEMGRWARAVGRPEEARPVLEEAIRWADAAGFRPAALTARIALGKVLRAMGEASSLEEIREEAQRLWLALAAQLPAGEPAERYLIPRRAVESM, encoded by the coding sequence ATGTTGCGCGTGCGGATGTTCGGCCGTTTCGAAGTGTGGCGGGGGGAGACGCCGATCCCGGAGGCCGACTGGTTCACCCGGCGGGCGAAGCAGCTGTTCCAGATCCTGCTCCTGGCCCGAGGGAGGCCGGTGCCGGCCGATCAGCTCCTGGACTGGCTCTGGCCGCGGGCGGACCCCCAACGGGCGGCCATCACCCTGCGCAGCACGGTCCACGCCCTGCGCCGGGCCCTGGAGCCGGATCGGCCGCCCCGGGCCTCGCGGTATATCCGCGCCCAGCCCCCGGGCTACGCGGTGGTCCCGGAGGCTCCGCTGTGGGTGGACGTCTGGGCCTTTGAGGACTTGCTGGAGGCAGCCGGGCGGTCCGCCTCCCCGGAGGAGCGCCGGGAGCGGCTGATGGAGGCGCTGGCATTGTATCGGGACGACCTCCTGATCGAGGAGCCTTACGCGGAGTGGACCCTCGCCGAACGGGAACGGCTGCGGGAGCGCTATCTGGAGGCCGCGCTGGAGCTGGCGGAGCTGCTGGCGGAGGCCGGCGCGCCGGAGAAAGCCATCTCCCTCTGCCGGCGGGTGATCACCCTGGACGAGTTCCGGGAGCCGGCTTACCGGGCGCTGATGCGCTACCAGATCGCCATAGGAGACCACGCGGGGGCCCTCAGCACCTACGAGCGGTGCCGGCAGGCCCTGCGGGAGGCCTTTGGGGTGGAGCCCTCGCCGGCCACCCAGGCCCTTTACGAGGCGTTGCGGCGGGGAGAGCTGGCCCTGCCGCGCCCCATCGCCTCCGTCCAGCCTCTCCGGGACCTTCCGGAGGGGGAGGGAGGGCCCGAGGAGATATTCGTCGGGCGGGAGGCCGAGCTGGAACGGATGCGGGGGATTTTCGCCGGGTGGTCGCACGGATCCGGTGGCGTCGGGATCCTGAGCGGGGAGCCGGGGGCCGGGAAGACCCGGCTGGCGGCCGAGGCGATCCGCCGTTTCGCCCCTGAGGCGGATGTGCTCTACGTTCGGGGGCTCTTCATCGAACGCACCCTCCCTTTCGCCGCCCTGGCGGAGAGCCTGCGGCGCTTCCTGAGCCAGTTGCCCCCCGATCGGCGCGCCCATCTGCCCGCCCCGGCCCTGGCCCAGGTGGCCCGCCTGGTCCCCTCTCTCCATCTCCTGTTCCCCAACCTCCCAGCTGTTCCGGAGACCACCCCGGAGGAGAACCGTCATCGCCTGATCGACGGCTTCGCCAACCTCCTCATCGCCCTGGCGGATCAGCGCCCCCTGGTGGTGTTCGTGGACGATCTGCACTGGGCGGATGAGGCCACTCTGACGGTGATCGGACGGCTGGCCCGCCGCGCGGCCCGCCACCCCCTGGTGTTGCTGCTGGCCTATACCCCGGGGGAAGCGCCTGAAGGGCAGGAGGCCGCCTATCTGCTGGAAGGGCTGCGCCGGGAGGGGATCGGTTCCTGGATCCGGGTCGGGCGCCTTCCCCTGGAGGCCATCGTCCGCTGGCTGGCCTCTCTGTCCGAGGAACCTCCGGAGGACCTCCGCGAGCTGGCGCGCCGGCTCTACAGCCTGACGGAGGGGAACGCCCTGTTCACCGCGGAGCTGCTGCGGGCCGTCCGCGCGGCGGAGGGAGGCTTCCGCCGGGAGCTCCTGGAGCGCTACCTGGAGGGGCCGGCGGCGATCTCCTCCCTGCGTTCCCTGGTTTTGGAGCGGGTGGCTCGTCTGCCGGAGGGCGCCCGGGAGATCCTGGAGATCGCGGCGGTGATCGGCCGCGCCTTTCCCCTCCAGTGGCTGGAGCTGGTCGGCCCGCCGGACCCCACGCCCCATCTGCGGATCCTCCTGGAGCGCCATTTCCTGCGGGAGGAGGCGGAGGAGCGTCTCTCCTTCGTGCACGAGGTGGTGCGCCGGGTGATCTACGAGGCCATCCCGCCGGTGGTGCGGCGGCGGCAGCATCGCCGGCTGGCCGAGGCCCTGGCCGCCCTCTACGGCCCGCATCCGGGCCCCTACAGCGCGGAGATCGCCTATCACTTCCAGCGGGCTGGCCGCTCCGCCCTGCCGGCAATGGTCCGATATGCGGTGGAGGCCGGCGATCACGCCCGCCGGACCTACGGGTTCCGCCAGGCGGTCCGCCATTACGATGAGGCGCTCTATGCCGCCCGGGGCGCGGGGGGCGAGGGGATGGCGGAGTGGATCCGGAGGGCCTATCTGGGGCGCGGGATGGCCCTGGAGGCCCTGGGAGACTGGGAAGGGATTGTGGAGACTTACACGCGGTTCCGGGAGTGGGCGGAGGCCCAGGGGGATCGCCTGCACGCGCTGAACGCCGCCCGCCGGCTGATGACCACGCTGACGATGCTGGGCCGTCTGGAGGAAGCCGGCGGGCTTGCGGGGGAGATCCGCGCGCAGTTCGCGGATGTGCTGAGCCCGGCGGAGGCCGACCTGCTGGACCGGGTGGAGCTGGTCTTCGGGGAGGAGCCGGCAGGGTCTCCGCTTCGGGAGCCGCTCTTCCAGCCGGCTCCGCCGCTCTGGGGACGGCCGTGGAAGGAGCTGGCGGAGGCCCTGGCCCCGGAACAGGCGCCGCTGTTGCTGAACCTCTATGGCTGGATCCTCACCCTGCAGGGGATGCCGGAGGCGGCGGAGGCGTGTCTGGGCCAGGCGCTGACCATCGCGGAGGCCACCGCCCAGTGGCCCCATGTGGTGATGGGTTGCAACCTGATGGCTTATCTGCAGGACCTGCGGGGGGACTTCCCTGGGATTCAAGCCTGGCTGAGCAGGGGCCTGCAGCTGGCCCGCCGGGTGCCGGAGATGGACTGGAGCACCATCTGGGCGCGGATCTTTCAGGGCTATCTGGCCCTGCGAGCCCGCCGGCTGGAGGAAGCCCAGGCGCAGTTTCAGAGCGTGCTCACGTTGCTCAAGGGCCGCTCCGCGTTGCGGGCCCATCGGCTGAGCGCCCAAATCGGGCTGGGGATGGCTGTCCTCGCCCAGGGGGATCTGGAGCGAGCGACGGCCCTGCTCGATGAGGCCCTGGCCCAGGGGCGGGCCGTGGATGCCGTGGCCCGCAGTGTCGGGCTGGTGGGGGAGGCCCGGCTGGCGCGCCTGCGCGGCCGCCCCGAGGAGGCCCGGACCGTGCTGGATCGGGCGCTGCGTTACACCGGGCGTCGCGGGCTGGTGGCGGAGTTCGTGCACGCGGCGGTGGAGATGGGGCGCTGGGCCCGGGCGGTGGGCCGCCCCGAGGAAGCCCGGCCGGTGCTGGAGGAGGCCATCCGCTGGGCGGACGCGGCCGGGTTCCGCCCGGCCGCCCTCACGGCCCGCATTGCCCTGGGGAAAGTGCTGCGGGCAATGGGGGAGGCCTCGTCCCTGGAGGAGATCCGGGAGGAAGCGCAACGCCTCTGGCTGGCCCTGGCCGCGCAGCTTCCCGCGGGCGAGCCCGCGGAGCGCTATCTGATCCCGCGCCGGGCTGTGGAAAGCATGTGA
- the rdgB gene encoding RdgB/HAM1 family non-canonical purine NTP pyrophosphatase has product MPQRVLLIATHNPGKRRELTALLGDLPLRLTDPVELGIEEVAEEPHDSLEENARWKAAHYAARSGLWTLADDSGLEIDALGGAPGARSARFAGPAATDADRIREVLTRLADVPWPRRTARFRCVIALARPGEAPVLVEGRVEGYIAFEPRGSSGFGYDPIFYIPELGKTMAELPMEVKNRISHRARAARKAREILERWLREEACEGSC; this is encoded by the coding sequence ATGCCGCAGCGCGTCCTCCTGATCGCCACGCATAACCCCGGGAAGCGCCGGGAGCTGACGGCGCTCCTCGGCGATCTCCCCCTCCGGCTGACGGATCCTGTGGAGCTGGGGATCGAGGAGGTCGCCGAGGAACCCCACGACAGCCTGGAGGAGAACGCCCGCTGGAAAGCGGCCCACTATGCGGCCCGCAGCGGGCTGTGGACCCTGGCCGACGATTCGGGGCTGGAGATCGACGCCCTGGGGGGCGCGCCGGGCGCCCGCTCCGCTCGGTTCGCCGGGCCCGCGGCCACGGATGCGGACCGCATCCGCGAGGTCCTGACGAGGCTGGCAGATGTCCCGTGGCCCCGGCGGACCGCGCGGTTCCGTTGCGTGATCGCCCTGGCCCGGCCGGGGGAGGCGCCGGTGCTGGTGGAGGGCCGCGTCGAGGGCTACATCGCCTTCGAGCCCCGGGGGTCCTCCGGCTTCGGCTACGACCCGATTTTTTACATCCCGGAGCTCGGGAAGACCATGGCCGAGCTCCCCATGGAGGTCAAAAACCGGATCAGCCATCGGGCCCGCGCCGCCCGGAAGGCGCGGGAGATCCTTGAGCGATGGCTACGGGAGGAGGCATGCGAAGGCTCCTGCTGA
- a CDS encoding nitroreductase family deazaflavin-dependent oxidoreductase, whose product MVRHPLEAAEALELITRGRRSGRPHRVELWFVYREDAIYLMAHARAHGRGTDWYQNLLANPQVIVEGAGRQWTGIAEPLPLEELPRITEWFRSKYGDQAVRIWYEGTLRRPVRIRLLEEGRPGEGAS is encoded by the coding sequence ATGGTCCGACATCCGCTGGAGGCGGCGGAGGCGCTGGAGCTCATCACCCGGGGCCGGCGGAGCGGCCGGCCGCATCGGGTGGAGCTGTGGTTCGTTTATCGGGAGGACGCGATCTACCTGATGGCGCACGCCAGGGCCCACGGCCGGGGCACCGACTGGTATCAAAACCTGTTGGCGAACCCGCAGGTGATTGTGGAGGGCGCCGGGCGGCAGTGGACAGGGATCGCAGAGCCGTTGCCGCTGGAGGAGCTGCCCCGGATCACCGAGTGGTTTCGATCCAAATACGGGGATCAGGCGGTTCGCATCTGGTATGAAGGAACGCTGCGCCGGCCGGTCCGTATCCGGCTTCTCGAGGAGGGCCGGCCCGGCGAGGGCGCATCCTGA
- the coaD gene encoding pantetheine-phosphate adenylyltransferase — protein MTRALYPASFDPIHYGHIDIATRAAAIFDELVVGVYDRPSKSLLFSLEERLALAREALQHLPNVTVMAYSGLTVDFARRIGARVIVRGLRVVSDFELELQMALTNKQLAPEIEVVCLMTSRDYAFISSSIVREVALLGGDVSAMVPPHVARALAAKAAERAGEAVPIVSIRE, from the coding sequence ATGACCCGAGCCCTGTATCCGGCGTCCTTTGATCCGATCCACTACGGACACATCGATATCGCCACCCGGGCGGCGGCGATCTTCGACGAGCTGGTGGTGGGGGTTTACGATCGGCCCAGCAAGAGCCTCCTCTTCTCGCTGGAGGAGCGGCTGGCGCTGGCCCGGGAGGCCCTTCAGCATCTCCCCAACGTCACGGTGATGGCTTACAGCGGGCTGACGGTGGATTTCGCCCGGCGCATCGGCGCCCGGGTGATCGTGCGGGGGCTGCGCGTGGTCTCAGATTTCGAGCTGGAGCTGCAGATGGCCCTGACCAACAAGCAGCTGGCCCCGGAGATCGAAGTGGTCTGCCTGATGACCAGCCGCGACTACGCCTTCATCAGCTCCAGCATCGTCCGCGAGGTCGCCCTTCTCGGCGGCGACGTCTCCGCCATGGTCCCGCCGCACGTGGCCCGGGCCCTGGCCGCCAAAGCCGCCGAGCGGGCCGGCGAGGCGGTGCCCATCGTCTCGATCCGGGAATAG
- the recG gene encoding ATP-dependent DNA helicase RecG codes for MASPFQQLQKILKHEAQDGYRNRIVIGGMGRFADHWYRQARAALQGEDPELLLALEAIYADLRRYEAADPEERRRLIEALEARIQEALQRERHLRSGRSAAPTPPEPVGRPQPSPPSPRPAAPPEPPALRKPEAEPPEKPRARPAPPVSPRRAAQVESLGLEAPVHVIHGLGRERAQRLGRLGVQTIRDLLYLLPRRYVDFRALKPIHRLRVGEEVTVIGEVMDIGSKQTGNGLTVIKALITDGSGVVECTWFNQPYLLDRIKPGAFIVVSGRVDEFLGRPVFRSPEWEPADRELLHTARIVPIYPLTEGLTQRFMRSLMKRVVDYWAERVEDPLPAWIREAYGFPDLPAALRQVHFPDDWEPLEKARRRLAFDEVFYLQIGLLEARRRWRSAPGRALAFDEALLEQAIEALPFTLTNAQRRALSQILEDLRSGVPMNRLLQGEVGSGKTVVAALAAYAVFLAGAQSAIMAPTEILAEQHHRNLLALAERWATAGLPTPTIRLLTAGVTGVERAQIYAELAEGSCQLVVGTHALIQEEVAFRDLAFVVIDEQQRFGVLQRAALRGKGYNPHVLVMTATPIPRTLALTLYGDLDLSVLDEMPPGRRPVLTRWLMPEERERAYAFIRRQVAQGHQAYIICPLVEGSDKIEARAAVEEYERLQREVFPDLRLGLIHGRMKSEEKEAVMNAFARGEIQVLVATPVVEVGVDVPNATVILIEGADRFGLAQLHQFRGRVGRSTHPSYCLLLAESPSEAAIERLRAIETIYDGFQLAQKDLEMRGPGDFLGTRQSGFPELRLADLTDLRLLELAREAAERLAERDPELQAPEHRRLAEAVTRFWQGPVEPS; via the coding sequence ATGGCTTCGCCGTTCCAGCAGCTCCAAAAGATCCTCAAGCACGAAGCCCAGGACGGCTATCGAAACCGCATTGTGATCGGCGGGATGGGCCGCTTCGCCGATCACTGGTATCGACAGGCCCGGGCCGCGCTCCAGGGAGAGGATCCGGAGCTCCTCCTCGCCCTGGAGGCGATCTATGCGGACCTGCGGCGCTATGAGGCCGCCGACCCGGAGGAGCGCCGACGCTTGATCGAAGCGCTGGAAGCCCGCATCCAGGAGGCCCTTCAGCGGGAGCGCCATCTCCGGAGCGGCCGCAGCGCCGCTCCGACCCCACCCGAGCCGGTGGGTCGCCCGCAACCATCGCCGCCGTCGCCTCGCCCTGCGGCTCCGCCGGAACCTCCTGCCCTCCGCAAGCCGGAAGCGGAGCCTCCTGAAAAGCCCCGGGCCCGACCGGCTCCACCGGTTTCCCCACGCCGGGCCGCCCAGGTCGAGTCCCTGGGCCTGGAGGCTCCGGTCCATGTGATCCACGGCCTGGGGCGGGAGCGGGCCCAGCGCCTGGGGCGCCTGGGCGTGCAGACGATCCGGGATCTCCTCTACCTGCTTCCCCGCCGGTATGTGGATTTCCGGGCCCTCAAGCCTATCCACCGCCTGCGGGTGGGAGAGGAGGTGACGGTCATCGGGGAGGTGATGGACATCGGGAGCAAGCAGACCGGGAACGGCCTCACGGTGATCAAGGCGCTCATCACGGACGGCTCAGGGGTCGTCGAGTGCACGTGGTTCAACCAGCCCTATTTGCTGGATCGCATCAAGCCGGGCGCGTTCATCGTGGTGAGCGGGCGCGTCGATGAGTTCCTGGGACGACCGGTGTTCCGCTCCCCGGAATGGGAACCGGCGGACCGCGAGCTGCTGCACACCGCTCGCATCGTCCCCATCTACCCGCTGACGGAGGGCCTCACCCAGCGCTTCATGCGTTCGCTGATGAAGCGGGTGGTGGATTACTGGGCGGAGCGGGTGGAGGATCCCCTCCCGGCGTGGATCCGGGAAGCCTATGGGTTCCCGGATCTCCCCGCTGCCCTGAGGCAGGTTCACTTCCCCGACGATTGGGAGCCCCTGGAGAAGGCCCGGCGGCGGCTGGCCTTCGATGAGGTCTTCTACCTGCAGATCGGCCTGCTGGAGGCCCGACGGCGGTGGCGCAGCGCGCCGGGCCGGGCGCTGGCCTTCGACGAAGCCCTTCTGGAGCAGGCCATCGAGGCCCTTCCCTTCACCCTCACGAACGCCCAGCGACGGGCCCTCTCCCAGATCCTGGAGGACCTGCGATCCGGGGTGCCGATGAACCGCCTGCTCCAGGGGGAGGTGGGCTCAGGCAAGACGGTGGTGGCGGCCCTGGCGGCCTACGCGGTCTTCTTGGCGGGGGCCCAGAGCGCGATCATGGCGCCGACGGAGATCCTGGCGGAGCAGCATCACCGCAACCTGCTCGCCCTGGCCGAGCGCTGGGCGACCGCCGGCCTGCCCACCCCCACCATCCGGTTGCTGACCGCCGGGGTCACCGGGGTGGAGCGGGCGCAGATCTACGCCGAGCTGGCCGAGGGAAGCTGCCAGCTGGTGGTGGGCACCCACGCCTTGATCCAGGAGGAGGTCGCGTTCCGGGATCTGGCCTTCGTGGTCATCGACGAGCAGCAGCGTTTCGGGGTGCTGCAACGGGCGGCCCTGCGGGGCAAGGGCTACAACCCCCACGTCCTGGTCATGACCGCCACGCCCATCCCCCGCACCCTGGCCCTCACCCTGTATGGGGATCTGGATCTCTCGGTGCTGGACGAGATGCCCCCTGGCCGGCGGCCGGTGCTCACCCGCTGGCTGATGCCCGAGGAGCGGGAGCGGGCCTACGCCTTCATCCGCCGGCAGGTGGCGCAGGGCCATCAGGCTTATATCATTTGTCCGCTGGTGGAAGGCTCCGATAAAATCGAGGCCAGGGCAGCCGTCGAGGAGTATGAACGGCTGCAGCGCGAGGTCTTCCCCGACCTGCGGCTGGGGCTGATCCACGGGCGCATGAAATCCGAGGAGAAAGAAGCGGTGATGAACGCTTTCGCCCGCGGGGAGATCCAGGTCCTGGTGGCCACCCCGGTGGTCGAGGTCGGCGTGGACGTGCCCAACGCCACGGTGATCCTGATCGAGGGGGCGGACCGTTTCGGGCTGGCCCAGCTGCATCAGTTCCGCGGGCGGGTCGGCCGCAGCACCCATCCTTCTTACTGTCTCCTGCTGGCGGAATCCCCTTCGGAAGCGGCGATCGAACGCCTTCGGGCCATCGAGACCATCTACGACGGCTTCCAGCTGGCCCAGAAGGATCTGGAGATGCGTGGGCCGGGCGATTTCCTGGGCACCCGCCAGAGCGGGTTCCCCGAGTTGCGTCTGGCGGACCTCACCGACCTGCGCCTGCTGGAGCTCGCCCGGGAGGCCGCGGAGCGCCTGGCGGAGCGGGATCCGGAGCTGCAGGCCCCGGAGCACCGCCGTCTGGCGGAGGCGGTGACCCGCTTCTGGCAAGGCCCGGTGGAGCCGAGCTGA
- a CDS encoding LacI family DNA-binding transcriptional regulator, with protein sequence MKRPTLKAIAEQAGVSVATVSRALSGRGRVDEATRQRILRIAEAMGYAPDMAARSLVLRRTENIGFLIHALQSLSPHTFYGELLTAVERELRRHRYHLQFATVEDDSLPTLIKENRVDGLLLVGCDLPPSLIWTLKERRLPLVLVDNHMPGVDSVFTDNVGGAFQVTAHLIRLGHRRIAFIAETLDNLSFQERFEGYRRALEAHGLSFDPELVAEGERGPEGGFIAMSRLLERAQPTAVVAANDPTAASAMRAIRARGLRIPEEITVVGFDDDPLALHTDPPLTTMRVFRARMAALAVARLLDLMRNPEQPAVHICIETQLIVRQSCGSSPIPS encoded by the coding sequence ATGAAACGACCCACTTTGAAAGCGATTGCAGAGCAAGCGGGGGTTTCGGTGGCGACGGTGTCCCGGGCCCTGAGCGGGCGGGGGCGGGTCGATGAGGCGACCCGTCAGCGGATCCTGCGGATCGCAGAGGCGATGGGCTACGCCCCGGACATGGCCGCTCGCAGCCTGGTGCTACGCCGCACAGAGAACATCGGCTTCCTGATCCATGCCCTCCAGTCCCTTTCCCCCCACACCTTTTACGGGGAGCTCCTGACCGCGGTGGAACGGGAGCTGCGCCGGCACCGTTATCACCTCCAGTTCGCCACTGTGGAGGACGATTCCCTGCCCACCCTGATCAAAGAGAACCGCGTGGATGGTCTGCTCCTGGTCGGCTGCGACTTACCCCCTTCCTTGATCTGGACGCTGAAGGAACGCCGTCTCCCCCTGGTGCTGGTGGACAACCACATGCCCGGTGTGGACAGCGTGTTCACAGACAACGTGGGCGGCGCTTTCCAGGTCACGGCGCACCTGATCCGCCTTGGGCATCGTCGGATCGCCTTCATCGCGGAGACCCTGGACAACCTGAGCTTTCAGGAGCGCTTCGAGGGATACCGTCGGGCGCTGGAGGCCCATGGGCTGTCCTTCGATCCCGAGCTGGTGGCCGAGGGCGAGCGAGGCCCCGAGGGGGGTTTCATCGCGATGAGCCGGCTCCTGGAGCGGGCGCAACCTACAGCCGTGGTCGCGGCCAACGACCCCACGGCAGCCAGCGCGATGCGGGCGATCCGGGCGCGGGGCCTGCGGATCCCGGAGGAGATCACGGTGGTTGGCTTCGATGATGATCCCCTCGCGCTCCACACCGACCCCCCGCTCACCACCATGCGCGTCTTCCGCGCCAGGATGGCAGCTCTGGCTGTCGCCCGGTTGCTGGATCTGATGAGGAACCCGGAGCAGCCGGCCGTCCATATCTGCATCGAGACCCAGCTGATCGTGCGTCAGTCCTGCGGAAGTTCCCCCATCCCATCCTGA
- a CDS encoding carotenoid biosynthesis protein gives MRRLLLIAFGAVTFYHLIALAWGWPNPFWLMPLNTLLQWGFALAHALPTLGRRRALLLLGLTFGISLTLEAVGVATGWIYGPYAYTDRLGPRLLSVPVLIPLAWFMMAYPAFLLACIALDEPPASPRGWGVAVLAAMWMTGWDLAMDPAMARRGFWVWQEAGPYFGVPTRNFIGWMVTMLLIYSLYLGISRRWPSPASVPAPMGEAVVAYAIAGAAFVFYPLLNPRADPLTQALGIVAFFTMGPPVSIAFLRLRSLRAGRRALGA, from the coding sequence ATGCGAAGGCTCCTGCTGATCGCTTTCGGCGCGGTGACCTTTTACCATCTGATCGCCCTGGCATGGGGATGGCCGAATCCCTTCTGGCTGATGCCGCTGAACACCCTCCTGCAGTGGGGATTCGCCCTCGCCCATGCGCTCCCCACCCTGGGCCGGCGCCGGGCGCTGCTCCTCCTGGGCCTGACCTTTGGGATCAGCCTGACGCTGGAGGCCGTGGGGGTGGCGACCGGCTGGATCTACGGCCCTTACGCCTACACCGACCGCCTGGGCCCGCGCCTCCTGAGCGTCCCCGTGTTGATCCCCCTCGCCTGGTTCATGATGGCCTACCCGGCGTTCCTGCTGGCCTGCATCGCCCTGGATGAGCCTCCGGCATCCCCCCGGGGATGGGGCGTTGCGGTGCTGGCAGCCATGTGGATGACGGGATGGGACCTGGCGATGGATCCGGCGATGGCCCGGCGGGGCTTCTGGGTATGGCAGGAGGCAGGCCCTTACTTCGGGGTCCCCACCCGGAATTTCATCGGCTGGATGGTCACGATGCTGCTGATCTACAGCCTCTACCTCGGGATCTCCCGTCGCTGGCCGTCCCCCGCCTCCGTTCCGGCCCCCATGGGAGAGGCGGTCGTGGCGTATGCCATCGCCGGCGCCGCCTTCGTCTTCTATCCCCTCCTGAACCCCCGGGCGGATCCGCTGACGCAGGCCCTGGGGATCGTGGCGTTCTTCACCATGGGCCCCCCGGTCTCGATCGCCTTCCTCCGTCTCCGATCGCTTCGAGCCGGGAGGCGTGCCCTGGGCGCGTGA
- a CDS encoding Uma2 family endonuclease — protein MSAQAEEILALLRKPGVLTEGLRRKLLELLLPPMENPYVPYEEFLARADEDTLAEWVQGEVRPYSPASRSHQELVGFLTALLSAYVQHHRLGVVLSAPFQMKLSRSGREPDVLFVAQEHFHRLHPTHLEGPADLVIEIVSPESAPRDRGEKFYEYQEAGIPEYWLIDPQSQWAEFYQRDERGRFQHAPLDPQGIYRSRVIPGFWLRVDWLWQDPLPPVDVILLEIGGEAYARRLIERLREQGWL, from the coding sequence ATGAGCGCCCAGGCGGAAGAGATCCTCGCTCTCCTTCGGAAACCCGGCGTCCTCACCGAAGGGCTGCGGCGGAAGCTGCTGGAGCTCCTGCTCCCGCCTATGGAGAACCCCTATGTCCCCTATGAGGAGTTCCTGGCCCGGGCGGATGAGGACACCCTGGCCGAATGGGTCCAGGGCGAAGTCCGTCCCTACAGCCCCGCCTCTCGAAGCCACCAGGAGCTCGTCGGCTTCCTCACCGCCCTCCTCAGCGCCTATGTGCAGCACCACCGCCTGGGAGTGGTATTGTCTGCCCCCTTCCAGATGAAGCTGTCCCGCTCCGGCCGCGAACCCGACGTCCTTTTCGTCGCTCAGGAACATTTCCATCGTCTTCATCCCACCCATCTGGAAGGCCCTGCCGATCTGGTGATCGAAATCGTTTCCCCTGAAAGCGCGCCCCGCGACCGTGGCGAAAAATTCTACGAATACCAGGAAGCCGGCATCCCCGAATACTGGCTCATCGACCCCCAAAGCCAGTGGGCCGAGTTCTATCAGCGGGACGAGCGGGGCCGCTTTCAGCACGCGCCCCTAGACCCCCAGGGGATCTATCGCTCCCGGGTCATCCCCGGGTTCTGGTTGCGGGTGGACTGGCTCTGGCAGGACCCGCTGCCGCCGGTGGATGTCATCCTGCTGGAGATCGGCGGGGAAGCCTACGCGCGCCGTCTGATCGAGCGTCTCCGAGAGCAGGGATGGCTCTGA